Proteins encoded by one window of Chondromyces crocatus:
- a CDS encoding alpha/beta fold hydrolase, which translates to MTNWPLTTYLLLALGAAVVAILATWAHFRFWTARLSLALDYDVEDVLPTPDGAHIELRRVPRPAERAEAVEAAGLPPVLLVHGLGANHRNQDLHPDWSLARHLAALGRDVWLVTLRSGRLTGWLERRRARFGAMVKHDVPMAVDAILGRTGKPKLDYVGFSMGGMLLYAALGRTVAAEKVRRVVIIGSPGQVRSPTSLVKLIPRGFVPTVPVRSLAQGFAFASEWARTPLHGAFANPRNMAPGVTRLILMNLVRDIPSTLQADFLSWAAGDGEIRVDGERALDGLAGIGIPVLFFAGSADRVAPERAVRHAFEAWGRDRPETPKRMIVLGRDFGQKEDYGHGDLAVGAHVAAEIFEPVARFLGPEEQPEAAGAEAGAEAVEEVLAREPVQAESAEE; encoded by the coding sequence CCCTCACCACGTACCTCCTCCTCGCGCTGGGGGCCGCTGTCGTCGCGATCCTCGCGACCTGGGCCCACTTTCGGTTCTGGACGGCACGGTTGAGCCTGGCGCTCGACTACGACGTGGAAGACGTGCTGCCGACCCCGGACGGCGCCCACATCGAGCTGCGTCGGGTACCGCGGCCGGCCGAGAGGGCCGAGGCGGTCGAGGCGGCTGGGCTACCCCCTGTGCTCCTCGTCCACGGGCTCGGAGCGAACCACCGGAACCAGGACCTGCATCCGGACTGGTCGCTGGCCAGGCACCTGGCGGCGCTCGGACGCGACGTGTGGCTGGTCACCTTGCGGAGCGGGCGTCTCACCGGCTGGCTGGAGCGACGGCGGGCGCGCTTCGGGGCGATGGTGAAGCACGACGTCCCCATGGCCGTGGACGCGATCCTCGGGCGCACGGGGAAGCCGAAGCTCGACTACGTGGGCTTCTCGATGGGCGGGATGCTGCTCTACGCGGCGCTGGGGAGGACGGTCGCCGCGGAGAAGGTGCGGCGGGTGGTGATCATCGGCTCGCCGGGGCAAGTGCGCTCGCCGACCTCGCTGGTGAAGCTGATCCCCCGCGGGTTCGTGCCCACGGTGCCCGTCCGTTCGCTCGCGCAGGGCTTCGCCTTCGCCTCGGAGTGGGCGCGGACGCCCCTGCACGGCGCGTTCGCCAACCCGAGGAACATGGCGCCCGGGGTGACGCGGCTGATCCTGATGAACCTGGTGCGCGACATCCCCTCGACGCTGCAAGCCGACTTCCTGTCGTGGGCCGCCGGCGACGGCGAGATCCGCGTGGATGGCGAGCGCGCGCTGGACGGGCTCGCCGGAATCGGGATCCCGGTGCTGTTCTTCGCCGGGAGCGCCGACCGGGTGGCACCCGAGCGCGCGGTGCGTCACGCCTTCGAGGCCTGGGGCCGCGACCGGCCCGAGACCCCGAAGCGGATGATCGTGCTGGGACGCGACTTCGGCCAGAAGGAAGACTACGGGCACGGCGACCTGGCCGTGGGCGCGCACGTGGCGGCGGAGATCTTCGAGCCCGTGGCGCGCTTCCTGGGCCCGGAAGAGCAGCCGGAGGCGGCTGGCGCAGAGGCCGGCGCGGAGGCGGTGGAAGAGGTGCTGGCGCGGGAGCCGGTGCAGGCGGAGAGCGCGGAGGAGTGA
- a CDS encoding TetR/AcrR family transcriptional regulator — protein MARNEERRRKLLDASIHVLAQQGARGLTHRAVDAEAGVPTGTASNYFRSRDALVAQIFERISERLKPDPEVLAALARRRPSRALFADYMRDIVARLTRERMVTLALFELRLEATRNPEIAQRVGEWMRNGFVADVAFNERAGLPGGRHEIALFHYALDGLLLDRLTISLDPETPTDDVVDALVSGLLPSRLPGRAAPKKRSRS, from the coding sequence ATGGCCCGAAACGAAGAGCGTCGACGAAAGCTCCTCGACGCCTCCATCCACGTCCTCGCGCAGCAGGGCGCGCGTGGCTTGACTCACCGCGCCGTCGACGCCGAAGCCGGCGTCCCCACCGGCACCGCCTCCAACTACTTCCGCTCGCGCGACGCGCTCGTGGCCCAGATTTTCGAGCGCATCAGCGAACGGTTGAAGCCCGATCCCGAAGTCCTCGCCGCGCTCGCCAGGCGGCGCCCTTCCAGGGCCCTCTTCGCCGACTACATGCGTGACATCGTCGCCCGCCTGACCCGAGAGCGCATGGTCACCCTCGCCCTCTTCGAGCTACGGCTCGAAGCGACGCGCAATCCCGAGATCGCGCAGCGCGTCGGTGAATGGATGCGCAATGGCTTCGTGGCAGACGTCGCCTTCAATGAAAGGGCGGGGCTGCCCGGCGGACGCCACGAGATCGCCCTCTTTCACTATGCACTCGATGGCCTCTTGCTCGATCGCCTCACGATCTCGCTCGATCCCGAGACGCCGACGGACGACGTCGTCGATGCCCTGGTGTCCGGCTTGTTGCCCTCCAGGCTTCCCGGGCGTGCGGCACCGAAAAAGCGCTCCCGTTCGTGA
- a CDS encoding dihydrofolate reductase family protein, producing the protein MRRLTYFVATSLDGFIASPEGAFDAFLMRGDHIEALVREFPETLPGPALKAMGISPDNATFDTVVMGWNTFAAGFPEGVRDPYPHLRQFVCSRRHAAEEASGEVVVSKEDPLDLVRRLKSESSERDVWLCGGGLLAAHVAEEIDRLVLKVHPILLGAGIPLFASNAYVRRAFRLESTRAFASGVVMNSYQRA; encoded by the coding sequence ATGCGTCGTCTCACTTACTTCGTGGCCACGTCGCTCGATGGGTTCATCGCTTCCCCGGAGGGCGCCTTCGATGCCTTCCTCATGCGGGGAGATCACATCGAGGCGCTCGTCCGTGAGTTTCCGGAGACGCTGCCTGGACCTGCGCTGAAGGCGATGGGGATCTCGCCCGACAACGCCACCTTCGATACGGTCGTCATGGGGTGGAACACGTTCGCGGCTGGATTCCCCGAGGGGGTACGCGATCCCTATCCGCACCTGCGGCAATTCGTGTGCAGTCGCCGTCACGCGGCCGAGGAGGCCTCGGGGGAGGTGGTGGTCTCGAAGGAGGACCCACTGGACCTCGTGCGACGGCTCAAAAGCGAGTCGTCGGAGCGGGACGTGTGGCTTTGCGGAGGTGGACTGCTGGCGGCCCACGTCGCCGAGGAGATCGATCGACTCGTCCTCAAGGTCCATCCGATCCTGCTCGGTGCCGGGATTCCCCTCTTCGCATCGAACGCCTACGTGCGTCGCGCGTTTCGGCTGGAGTCCACGCGCGCCTTCGCTTCGGGGGTGGTGATGAATTCGTACCAGCGCGCCTGA